One window of the Sebastes umbrosus isolate fSebUmb1 chromosome 1, fSebUmb1.pri, whole genome shotgun sequence genome contains the following:
- the prxl2b gene encoding prostamide/prostaglandin F synthase: MAKLDLVQIGKNLLKSGETGESVELHSLWQDQPVVLFFLRRFGCQVCRWMATEVSKLEPDLRASGVALVGVAPEEFGLKEFKEGGFFKGSIYVDEQKKSYKDLGFKRYTAISVVPAALGKKVRAAASKANAEGIQGNFSGDLLQSGGMLIVAKGGEKVLVHFIQDSPGDHLPLEEISKALGISAKAEAGQMPVCNDDVCTR; encoded by the exons ATGGCAAAACTCGACCTTGTTCAAATTGGAAAGAACTTGTTAAAGAGTGGAGAAACTGGAGAG agtgtggaGCTCCATTCTCTGTGGCAGGACCAGCCAGTGGTCTTGTTCTTCCTGCGCAGGTTTGGCTGTCAGGTGTGTCGCTGGATGGCAACAGAGGTCAGCAAACTAGAGCCGGACCTGAGAGCCAGCGGTGTGGCGCTGGTGGGGGTCGCACCAGAGGAGTTCGGGCTGAAGGAGTTCAAGGAAGGAGGGTTTTTTAAAGGAT CCATTTACGTTGACGAACAGAAGAAAAGCTACAAGGATTTGGGCTTCAAGAG ATACACAGCCATAAGTGTGGTACCTGCTGCTTTGGGGAAGAAAGTACGAGCTGCAGCTTCAAAG GCCAACGCTGAAGGCATCCAGGGAAACTTCTCAGGAGATCTACTCCAGAGCGGAGGCATGCTCATTGTGGCCAAAG GTGGAGAAAAGGTCCTAGTGCACTTTATCCAGGATTCACCAGGAGACCACCTACCTCTGGAGGAAATTTCTAAGGCTTTGGGCATCTCAGCCAAAGCAGAAGCAGGACAGATGCCAGTG TGCAATGATGATGTTTGTACACGATGA
- the slc45a1 gene encoding proton-associated sugar transporter A isoform X1, translating into MSSPGMGTPSDPLLASPGGRLPTAQEGLWRSSLSKTASFPTSTTRHLSHRANNFQRQPKRRKLIRPSPPPPPNTPCPLDQLDLSEIPPRRTFQELLFNGCVLFGIEFSYAMETAYVTPVLLQMGLPDQFYSLVWFISPILGFLVQPLLGAWSDRCTSRFGRRRPFIFALAIGALFGLTLVLNGRDIGSAMADTASNHKWGIILTVCGVVLMDFSADSADNPSHAYMMDVCSPEDQDRGLNIHALLAGLGGGFGYIVGGINWDQTQFGRSMGGQLRVIYMFTSITLVFATAMTLMSIPERPLPKNKNSGKAHLKSPSLPLPPSPPVNPGSAFGLDEEDEDGLYSYNYSKSHPYNSDHLAHSCSANARLCAGLTSPISPLSPLTPKYGSFISRDSSLTGINDFASSLGTSYIDSVLINCYTGQQTPQGLAANSTTAPLPPGDSPPPDESTQGAGSHPAGQTQSNVAPHPAGEAQDAEAPQPEGESQVTAGAHPGAGSHRGSSAGILKRPQSLALIEEPMATQIVALENGRRRTVTFSQQVANILLNGVRYESDLSENAETGESQMSMKLLCIAIYRMPPSLRSLCTNHFLGWLSFEGMLLFYTDFMGEVVFEGDPKAPHDSEAYKRYNAGVSMGCWGMCIYAFSAAFYSAILEKLEERFSLRTLYFFAYLAFGLGTGLATLSTNLYVVLSLCVTYGVLFSSLCTLPYSLLCEYYQSPQFCGSSEEGTRRGMGVDISLLSCQYFLAQILVSVAMGPLTSLVGGAQGVMYFASLMSFVGCLYSSLFVVYHLPPPEGEPPDSETQPLLVHI; encoded by the exons atgtcatCTCCGGGCATGGGCACCCCCAGTGACCCCCTTCTGGCCAGTCCAGGAGGGAGGTTACCCACCGCTCAGGAAGGTCTCTGGAGGAGCTCACTCTCCAAAACAGCCAGCTTCCCGACATCCACCACTCGGCACCTCAGTCACCGAGCCAACAACTTCCAAAGACAGCCAAAGCGCCGTAAGCTGATAAGACCCTCGCCGCCTCCGCCGCCCAACACGCCCTGTCCCCTGGACCAGCTGGACCTCAGTGAGATTCCCCCGAGGCGTACCTTCCAAGAGCTGCTCTTCAATGGCTGCGTCCTGTTTGGTATTGAATTTAGCTACGCCATGGAAACGGCTTACGTGACTCCTGTGCTACTACAGATGGGCCTGCCTGATCAGTTCTACAGCTTGGTGTGGTTTATTAGCCCCATACTGG GATTCCTCGTTCAGCCTCTCCTCGGAGCGTGGAGTGATCGTTGTACATCCCGGTTCGGACGAAGGAGACCCTTTATTTTTGCCTTGGCTATAG GGGCTCTGTTTGGTCTAACGCTGGTGCTGAACGGGCGGGACATCGGAAGTGCGATGGCTGACACTGCATCAAATCACAAGTGGGGAATTATCCTGACGGTGTGCGGTGTGGTTCTGATGGACTTCAGCGCTGATTCAGCCGACAACCCTAGCCATGCCTACATGATGGATGTGTGCAGCCCAGAGGACCAGGATCGGGGGCTGAACATCCACGCACTACTGGCAG GACTTGGAGGTGGATTCGGCTACATTGTGGGTGGCATCAACTGGGACCAGACACAATTTGGAAGGTCGATGGGAGGTCAACTGCGGGTCATATACATGTTCACGAGTATCACTTTGGTGTTCGCCACAGCCATGACTCTGATGAGTATCCCCGAGCGGCCCCTACCAAAGAACAAAAACTCCGGCAAAGCTCACCTAAAAAGTCCCagcctccctcttcctccctctccccctgTCAACCCAGGGTCAGCTTTTGGACtggatgaggaagatgaggacGGTCTTTACAGCTACAATTACTCAAAGTCTCACCCGTATAACTCTGACCATCTCGCCCATTCTTGCAGCGCCAACGCACGCCTCTGTGCCGGCCTCACTAGCCCCATATCGCCCCTGAGCCCCCTCACTCCGAAATACGGCAGCTTTATTAGCAGGGACAGCTCGCTCACTGGCATCAACGACTTTGCCTCTTCATTAGGAACCTCCTATATAGACAGTGTGCTCATAAACTGCTACACAGGTCAGCAGACACCACAGGGCCTGGCCGCCAACTCCACCACTGCACCCCTGCCTCCAGGAGACTCCCCTCCTCCTGATGAGTCCACACAGGGAGCAGGGAGCCATCCTGCAGGACAGACCCAGTCCAATGTGGCGCCTCATCCAGCCGGGGAAGCTCAGGATGCAGAAGCGCCACAGCCCGAGGGAGAATCTCAGGTCACAGCTGGGGCTCATCCTGGTGCGGGGTCACATCGGGGCTCTTCTGCTGGCATCCTGAAGCGACCCCAGAGTCTTGCACTAATAGAGGAGCCCATGGCAACCCAGATTGTCGCGCTGGAGAATGGACGCAGGAGAACAGTGACCTTCAGCCAGCAG GTTGCAAATATTTTGCTGAATGGGGTGCGCTATGAGAGTGATCTGAGTGAGAATGCGGAGACGGGAGAGTCGCAGATGTCAATGAAGCTGCTGTGTATAGCCATCTACAGGATGCCTCCCTCTCTGAGGAGTTTATGCACTAATCATTTCCTGG GCTGGCTGTCCTTTGAAGGCATGCTGCTCTTCTACACTGACTTCATGGGGGAGGTTGTGTTTGAAGGAGACCCCAAAGCACCCCACGACTCTGAGGCTTACAAACGCTACAATGCTGGTGTCAGCATGGGCTGCTGGGGCATGTGCATCTATGCATTCAGTGCTGCTTTCTACTCAG CCATATTGGAGAAACTGGAGGAGCGTTTCTCTCTTCGCACTCTATATTTTTTTGCCTACCTGGCGTTTGGTTTGGGCACAGGCCTGGCCACACTATCCACCAATCTCTACGTGGtactgtctctgtgtgtcacctACGGGGTGCTCTTCTCCTCTCTATGCACGCTGCCTTACTCTCTGCTGTGTGAATACTACCAGAGCCCTCAG TTCTGTGGCTCGTCAGAGGAAGGGACCAGACGAGGGATGGGGGTTGACATCTCTCTGCTCAGCTGCCAGTATTTCCTGGCTCAGATCCTTGTCTCTGTGGCGATgggacctctgacctcactggTGGGTGGGGCCCAGGGAGTGATGTACTTTGCAAGCCTGATGTCATTCGTGGGCTGCCTGTACTCCTCTCTCTTCGTGGTGTACCATCTGCCCCCACCTGAGGGTGAGCCCCCCGATAGCGAGACCCAGCCACTACTAGTGCACATTTAG
- the slc45a1 gene encoding proton-associated sugar transporter A isoform X2: protein MSSPGMGTPSDPLLASPGGRLPTAQEGLWRSSLSKTASFPTSTTRHLSHRANNFQRQPKRRKLIRPSPPPPPNTPCPLDQLDLSEIPPRRTFQELLFNGCVLFGIEFSYAMETAYVTPVLLQMGLPDQFYSLVWFISPILGFLVQPLLGAWSDRCTSRFGRRRPFIFALAIGALFGLTLVLNGRDIGSAMADTASNHKWGIILTVCGVVLMDFSADSADNPSHAYMMDVCSPEDQDRGLNIHALLAGLGGGFGYIVGGINWDQTQFGRSMGGQLRVIYMFTSITLVFATAMTLMSIPERPLPKNKNSGKAHLKSPSLPLPPSPPVNPGSAFGLDEEDEDGLYSYNYSKSHPYNSDHLAHSCSANARLCAGLTSPISPLSPLTPKYGSFISRDSSLTGINDFASSLGTSYIDSVLINCYTGQQTPQGLAANSTTAPLPPGDSPPPDESTQGAGSHPAGQTQSNVAPHPAGEAQDAEAPQPEGESQVTAGAHPGAGSHRGSSAGILKRPQSLALIEEPMATQIVALENGRRRTVTFSQQVANILLNGVRYESDLSENAETGESQMSMKLLCIAIYRMPPSLRSLCTNHFLGWLSFEGMLLFYTDFMGEVVFEGDPKAPHDSEAYKRYNAGVSMGCWGMCIYAFSAAFYSAILEKLEERFSLRTLYFFAYLAFGLGTGLATLSTNLYVVLSLCVTYGVLFSSLCTLPYSLLCEYYQSPQFCGSSEEGTRRGMGVDISLLSCQYFLAQILVSVAMGPLTSLVGGAQGVMYFASLMSFVGCLYSSLFVVYHLPPPEGRGEVETGV from the exons atgtcatCTCCGGGCATGGGCACCCCCAGTGACCCCCTTCTGGCCAGTCCAGGAGGGAGGTTACCCACCGCTCAGGAAGGTCTCTGGAGGAGCTCACTCTCCAAAACAGCCAGCTTCCCGACATCCACCACTCGGCACCTCAGTCACCGAGCCAACAACTTCCAAAGACAGCCAAAGCGCCGTAAGCTGATAAGACCCTCGCCGCCTCCGCCGCCCAACACGCCCTGTCCCCTGGACCAGCTGGACCTCAGTGAGATTCCCCCGAGGCGTACCTTCCAAGAGCTGCTCTTCAATGGCTGCGTCCTGTTTGGTATTGAATTTAGCTACGCCATGGAAACGGCTTACGTGACTCCTGTGCTACTACAGATGGGCCTGCCTGATCAGTTCTACAGCTTGGTGTGGTTTATTAGCCCCATACTGG GATTCCTCGTTCAGCCTCTCCTCGGAGCGTGGAGTGATCGTTGTACATCCCGGTTCGGACGAAGGAGACCCTTTATTTTTGCCTTGGCTATAG GGGCTCTGTTTGGTCTAACGCTGGTGCTGAACGGGCGGGACATCGGAAGTGCGATGGCTGACACTGCATCAAATCACAAGTGGGGAATTATCCTGACGGTGTGCGGTGTGGTTCTGATGGACTTCAGCGCTGATTCAGCCGACAACCCTAGCCATGCCTACATGATGGATGTGTGCAGCCCAGAGGACCAGGATCGGGGGCTGAACATCCACGCACTACTGGCAG GACTTGGAGGTGGATTCGGCTACATTGTGGGTGGCATCAACTGGGACCAGACACAATTTGGAAGGTCGATGGGAGGTCAACTGCGGGTCATATACATGTTCACGAGTATCACTTTGGTGTTCGCCACAGCCATGACTCTGATGAGTATCCCCGAGCGGCCCCTACCAAAGAACAAAAACTCCGGCAAAGCTCACCTAAAAAGTCCCagcctccctcttcctccctctccccctgTCAACCCAGGGTCAGCTTTTGGACtggatgaggaagatgaggacGGTCTTTACAGCTACAATTACTCAAAGTCTCACCCGTATAACTCTGACCATCTCGCCCATTCTTGCAGCGCCAACGCACGCCTCTGTGCCGGCCTCACTAGCCCCATATCGCCCCTGAGCCCCCTCACTCCGAAATACGGCAGCTTTATTAGCAGGGACAGCTCGCTCACTGGCATCAACGACTTTGCCTCTTCATTAGGAACCTCCTATATAGACAGTGTGCTCATAAACTGCTACACAGGTCAGCAGACACCACAGGGCCTGGCCGCCAACTCCACCACTGCACCCCTGCCTCCAGGAGACTCCCCTCCTCCTGATGAGTCCACACAGGGAGCAGGGAGCCATCCTGCAGGACAGACCCAGTCCAATGTGGCGCCTCATCCAGCCGGGGAAGCTCAGGATGCAGAAGCGCCACAGCCCGAGGGAGAATCTCAGGTCACAGCTGGGGCTCATCCTGGTGCGGGGTCACATCGGGGCTCTTCTGCTGGCATCCTGAAGCGACCCCAGAGTCTTGCACTAATAGAGGAGCCCATGGCAACCCAGATTGTCGCGCTGGAGAATGGACGCAGGAGAACAGTGACCTTCAGCCAGCAG GTTGCAAATATTTTGCTGAATGGGGTGCGCTATGAGAGTGATCTGAGTGAGAATGCGGAGACGGGAGAGTCGCAGATGTCAATGAAGCTGCTGTGTATAGCCATCTACAGGATGCCTCCCTCTCTGAGGAGTTTATGCACTAATCATTTCCTGG GCTGGCTGTCCTTTGAAGGCATGCTGCTCTTCTACACTGACTTCATGGGGGAGGTTGTGTTTGAAGGAGACCCCAAAGCACCCCACGACTCTGAGGCTTACAAACGCTACAATGCTGGTGTCAGCATGGGCTGCTGGGGCATGTGCATCTATGCATTCAGTGCTGCTTTCTACTCAG CCATATTGGAGAAACTGGAGGAGCGTTTCTCTCTTCGCACTCTATATTTTTTTGCCTACCTGGCGTTTGGTTTGGGCACAGGCCTGGCCACACTATCCACCAATCTCTACGTGGtactgtctctgtgtgtcacctACGGGGTGCTCTTCTCCTCTCTATGCACGCTGCCTTACTCTCTGCTGTGTGAATACTACCAGAGCCCTCAG TTCTGTGGCTCGTCAGAGGAAGGGACCAGACGAGGGATGGGGGTTGACATCTCTCTGCTCAGCTGCCAGTATTTCCTGGCTCAGATCCTTGTCTCTGTGGCGATgggacctctgacctcactggTGGGTGGGGCCCAGGGAGTGATGTACTTTGCAAGCCTGATGTCATTCGTGGGCTGCCTGTACTCCTCTCTCTTCGTGGTGTACCATCTGCCCCCACCTGAGG GAAGAGGAGAAGTTGAAACTGGGGTGTGA
- the si:ch211-222l21.1 gene encoding parathymosin isoform X1 → MADTAVDKTAPAEVTAKELKEKKEVEAKKEEKKEEKKEEEEEEEEEVLVVKKKTDTGDAPANGTNGADHSDKVEKEEKHKNGDGEAEEAPPAEETDAQPVKRAAEEEEEKAETKKQKTEENGDSKEAEVKA, encoded by the exons ATGGCCGACACAGCTGTTGACAAGACCGCTCCTGCAGAGGTTACAGCCAAG gagctgaaagagaagaaagaagtaGAAgcaaagaaggaggagaagaaggaggagaagaaggaggaagaggaggaggaggaggaggaggtgttggTGGTGAAGAAGAAGACCGACACCGGGGACGCACCTGCCAATGGCACA AATGGTGCTGATCACAGTGACAAAgtggaaaaagaggagaaacacaAGAATGGAGATG gagaagcagaggaggcGCCCCCTGCTGAGGAGACTGATGCACAGCCTGTGAAGCGTGcagctgaagaggaggag GAGAAGGCGGAGACAAAAAAGCAGAAGACAGAGGAGAATGGAGATTCAAAAGAGGCAGAAGTGAAGGCTTAG
- the si:ch211-222l21.1 gene encoding parathymosin isoform X2 — MADTAVDKTAPAEVTAKELKEKKEVEAKKEEKKEEKKEEEEEEEEEVLVVKKKTDTGDAPANGTNGADHSDKVEKEEKHKNGDGEAEEAPPAEETDAQPVKRAAEEEE; from the exons ATGGCCGACACAGCTGTTGACAAGACCGCTCCTGCAGAGGTTACAGCCAAG gagctgaaagagaagaaagaagtaGAAgcaaagaaggaggagaagaaggaggagaagaaggaggaagaggaggaggaggaggaggaggtgttggTGGTGAAGAAGAAGACCGACACCGGGGACGCACCTGCCAATGGCACA AATGGTGCTGATCACAGTGACAAAgtggaaaaagaggagaaacacaAGAATGGAGATG gagaagcagaggaggcGCCCCCTGCTGAGGAGACTGATGCACAGCCTGTGAAGCGTGcagctgaagaggagg aatag